The region TAGTTTTAGACATTTTTAACTCATCCCATAAACGTTTAATTGGGAAATAATCTGATGGTTGGGGAGGCctaatcattttattcaatatttgatcattgtcTAGCTCAGTTAAATAACTGAAACAAAGTTTGAAGAATTTGTTTTGGATTTAAACTTAggctagcttttttaaaaaattaataactttccattacctttttgaaaatatagcatgactttttaaaaatatccaaataaatttcttttgtcattattttcttcatttttacaaCGCAATCAGTGGCATTCTAACCAAAACTGTTCTACGCTTTAACATTTCATCCAATATGCATTACAGTTGATAATACACACTGTTTTATCATTCTCTCAACAACTTTTCTTTAGGCAAACAACCTTCTCTTAAAGCCAAAGGTCAACCAAAACTTTGAAACGTTGGTCTACGTTTCCATTCATTGATGattcattttttacattattttgcccactttagcatttttatttttataattttaatcaaagcATTGtaatcaaatatgttttttataaagtagtAACTGTAATGGAAACTTTTATATAGCTTCACTTCTTTAGAGTAATATGTCATACTTCTAaagaacttttgttttataataatatgaacCCGTTAAATGTTTAAGGATTCCAAGAACctctaaaagtattttttattcaattttttttttaaaccaaacttactttattaaatagaaTACAATTAGAGCTATTACGACGCAATTTTAGAACCTTGAGGggctacttattttattttatcacgtGAGCGCTAACATAAGATGTTTTAAGTTgcaaagtaatataaaaatcacCTAAATTAtcagttattactttttaatataaagagtatttaaattttattatagttaaatCAAGAACAGCTTCCTACTTTAGAAACACTACCTTCTCAGGAACAGCTTTCTGCTCAACAACAGTTTCTAACTCTTGAACAGCTTCCTACTTTAGAACAGCTATCAACTCGTGAAAAATTTCTTGCTCATGAAAAAAATCTTAGTTCAATCGACAAACCAATAAATATTCAGAATCAAGTTGATATTAAGGATATACAATGTTCAAGAAAAAAGGTTTGTCAATTATTTCGTTCAAGATCAGCTCCTCAAATTCAAACAATTCAACAGTCTAATCTTGCGAGTACAAGCTACACAAATcaaagtaatattattatattataagtttatttaattcataaatatatatatatatatatatatatatatatatatatatatatatatatatatatatatatatatatatatatataaattatataagcttttttaattttgtttttatttttaatgtaatgcAACTCCatttttaattccattttaaGTTGTCATATCAAAAGTTTGCGCATCAATACTAGAATTAAGATCCTGATCTTATATAACTTCTTTAGAGATACTAGACAAAAGGTATTTTGCGGAATTAATGTTAAAATCGAAGCGGATAGATCatgagttgatttttttttaattccttgataatatttacttattttgattTACGTGctctctatttttatttaaataacaaaaaaagttagaagaactcgtaaaatatcttttgtatctTTTTATGAACTAATTATTTCATTCATGATGGTatctaatgatattttttatatttcctatTCGAAAAGTTTAAAAGTACCATCAGTTGTTTGactcaaaaaatacaattaactATTTGcgttaataaattgttataacttcttatttttttaacacttttacaCACAAacagaacatatatatatatatatatatatatatatatatatatatatatatatatatatatatatatatatatatatatatatatatatatatatatatatatatatatatatatatatatatatatatatatatatatatatgcagacTATTTGTTGCAAACTGtcattttggtttttaaaaatttatttttaggtgatttaaaagatgtatcaaacaacaagaaaaatgaagaatgcaaaaaaataagcaaGCAGCTTTTTAATACTGGAATAAGTGAGAAGTTTTTGAGCTCTACCCCACTAAGCAACTTCAATATGTAAgttttacttacatttttaaaaacaaaaataagagataatacaaaatcttttatataaggATAACGTTATTATAAGAAGcgacataaaaatatatactcaaaatgcatttaaagtttgcatattttaaagtttgcatattttatattaaagattttgcagatacattaacttttaacttttaacttcttttttcattttaatttaaaacataaattaaaatcagcGAAACTGTGTACTTTTGGCGAAACCTTGAGTAGCAACCACGTAAGTTTTTCATACCCTTACAAccaataaaagtttgaaaattttgagacttggaatttcttttttactaaacgGAAATGTCATTTCCAAATGTCAAAACTCAAAGCCAATAAACAATTTTTCGtgaatacaaataataatagttattgcTTGCATAAACCAATATATGCTATTCACCAACTTATGAACCGTAAAAAGGTCTTTAattttactactactactagcGTAAGTAGGTTTTTTTTACAGGCTCCGATCGCAGTGATCGGAGCCTGTAAACAAAAATGCCCAAAAAATTCGTTCCCCATACCCCTAACGTAAAGgcaataagttaataaaatataaactgctataataaatttaatttcattgacAAGTTTTGAGTTTgatataagaataatttaacGTATAAAAGTTATGACTATGCTAAAATTCTGCCTTCCCTAAAATGAGAGGACTGCAAATTTCACATGGTCATGACTGCTGAACActaaaagagttttaaatgaaatttaaaaccagtttttaaaagaacattttcaTTTGACATATTGCTAGCCGAAAACTAGGAGGCTGTATgttcattttgaattttagattttagaatgtaaaagttttttgcCAGAAAGTcctactgattttttaaataaagttttattatttttgtgtccAGATTTATTCGACACACGACCCACTAGgtgatgaaaatttaatgatagaaaacattaaaaatacaaaatatagaTACAGTCTTTCGGTTCTCAGCTGACAATACGTTGGAACATATTTAAGCTAGCAGTTTTTACAGTGTCTGAAAGTATCATATCTTCGCTACTACTTCTACAACAACTACAACTACtacaactacaacaacaacaactactactacaactaatTAGAAGATTAATTGCatggaaaatatttaatataaagtatatttatttagttcattaatttttttttgtttttattaaaggaATAAAGCAATGTTTACTCAACAAAGCATACGTTTGTTACCAGATAAAGATAGCACAAAATTGACTATACCCTGGTCACATGCTGTTGAAAAGAGAATTACAATTTCAAAGAGCTTCAGTCACTTTCAAGAATACCCAAAAcctgtttgtaaaaaatttaaagttcaaAATGCTTCTATTGAAAGCAaaccatcaaaaaataaaaagctctgtttaaaacaaacaaaagtacCAAACATACAAACTGTATTAAGTCTTGAGAGAAATTTTAGTATTCTAAACCGAATTACTGacggaaaagtattttttctagattcttcttttttaacttttgtgaacgaaaaaaatattttcctaaacaatttagagaaacTTAAAGGTAACATTGAAAATGCGGAAACTTGCCATAATAATTCAGTCGATAGTAGTGCGAGTAATAAGGTATCATTAAccgtaacaaataaaaaagaagtcttCAAAGTTCAGCCTCATAAATACCAGTTTGAAGCAAAAAGTCATGTTTACCATAAAACTTCGCTTACTGTatataaattgaaaagaaaagagGTCAAACGAATAACCTTTGAAGAGTgggtgtttttaaaaaagcaattgcaaaataaaaataaaacttttgaaacacCATCAGTTGCAaattcatcaaaatcaaaaaaccaaaaatcgCATGCTGTCTCATTTGAAACatggttacaaaaaaaaagagcacacgaagaattaaaaaaacaaaaacaagctgaattagatttgaaaaaagaaaatgaatctTTGCTCATGAGCAATTCTCGTCATATGGATCCACACCAACGTACTTTTGAAGagtggttttttgaaaaaaaaagccagCAGAAGCAccaagaaaaaaaggtttttaaacgAAAAGTATCATCAGCTGAAGATagagaacttatttttaatttgtggcTATTGGACAAGTTTAAAGCAGAGATTCAAACTGAAACAGAACTTTTGATGAAGGAACGCTTTCTTTCAAGCTCTAtggattattaaaaaacttttttttatttgtaaatattttatctacttttactttatttttttacacattttaatttaataactgtatttatttatatcattagaCTGCTTGTATATATTGcttatattagtaaaataaaatatcattaaaatgtttttattatactattctaacaaaaactttttttttttttgttatttttattttatttaggtgccccaagaagccATTGCGGACTTATCACAGAGtgccgcggatgagcatttaattgaaagttcaTGGCTCCTTtttaaccgatgtcgcaaaacttgcctagaggtggggtttgaaccatggATCCTTCGTTtatgaggcaagtgcgctaccactgcgccacggctgctccattaaaaatctcattaaaattttataaatttttagttaaacaataataaaagcagttaatataaacaaaagaaagGAAAAAGCTTATTATTTAGCCCGTCAGCGTCTCTCTGACATTATTAACTTCTTTGTTCATATTTAACTTTTGCAACTCTGTGTAGAAACAttccttaattttaaaatcccTGGAATGAACAAATTTGTAGctaatgaaaaaacttaaaaaatagataaatggggaaaataaaatgaagaaCCCCTATTTCAAAccaagaaattacaaaaattagagTTTTGTGAACGCAAAatgtttagaaattattttttcaaaaagcgcATTGTATTTCAAAAAGCGCATTGAGAAACggtttattattcaaaactgatttgaattaaaatattattttttaaaccaataaacaaaaactcaatCAACATTATCTTTTAGGAAAAGTAAACAAGGCgcctaaaaatgattttttcaaaatcttttttaattgaactGCTTTTTGGGCCGGAATAGTGTTCAAAATGAGGAGCATAATACAAATGTACTGAAAAAGGTGTTCAAGCTTCTTCTCGAAGGTTTAATTGAGTAGCTGCAGTGGTTTCCTTgcttgaaaattattttgcgGGCATTGTTAAAACGGCAAACTTCTTAATGAGATCTTCTTTGTTCACATCTATCAGATAAACCGTGCAAGTtctcaaactttattttgaacGGAAAGATCATCATTATCCAATtagataaatgaaaatataattcCAACTATCTTGCTGGCTTTAAATCTTGAATCAATCTGCTAGATCAAACTATCTAAACCGCTCACCAAATTAAAACGCTCACTTAGAATTCTTTTGTTTGGTTGTTTTGTTTGGTTGTTTTGTTTGGTTGTTTTGTTTGGTTGTTTTGTTTGGTTGTTTTGTTTGGTTGTTTTGTTTGGTTGTTTTGTTTGGTTGTTTTGTTTGGTTGTTTTGTTTGGTTATTTTGTTTGGTTGTTTTGTTTGGTTGTTTTGTTTGGTTGTTTTGTTTGGTTGTTTTGTTTGGTTGTTTTATTTGGTTGTTTTGGAAAATGAGCTGTGTTTGATGGCTCACCGTGAGAGCGCTTCAGTTTCCGCTTTTGTTTTATTAGCGAGTTCAGTTTCAAATCCTTATTGCTTCAGATTCTGGAAAACGGCAAACGTCGTTAACAGCAGTAAAGTTTTTCTACCAAATCGTAATTACACAAATTCAA is a window of Hydra vulgaris chromosome 15, alternate assembly HydraT2T_AEP DNA encoding:
- the LOC105843433 gene encoding uncharacterized protein LOC105843433 isoform X2; the protein is MRPYKELKLQLFVHIPNDQVISLNINSNSTIGDLKSALELRAGILSDLQDLYVNNIKVMEKDTFSSVKVKNGSLLQLKFKEKMFRNVYIDAFNGDSKKVFKHEIEAIHGEELNVLDEVSIVLNKMASLKAFQAGFIACFKGHVALLRKIIIKNSAVIESTTKNGRSLLHVAADAGNYSCLAVLLKKGSQLCKKDNDGFTALHLATANGHSQCEKYLATHDLKFFCGGGSNLNKEKSEKFFPPIIVHTTNVNEVHEKKKLNQEQLPTLETLPSQEQLSAQQQFLTLEQLPTLEQLSTREKFLAHEKNLSSIDKPINIQNQVDIKDIQCSRKKVCQLFRSRSAPQIQTIQQSNLASTSYTNQSDLKDVSNNKKNEECKKISKQLFNTGISEKFLSSTPLSNFNMNKAMFTQQSIRLLPDKDSTKLTIPWSHAVEKRITISKSFSHFQEYPKPVCKKFKVQNASIESKPSKNKKLCLKQTKVPNIQTVLSLERNFSILNRITDGKVFFLDSSFLTFVNEKNIFLNNLEKLKGNIENAETCHNNSVDSSASNKVSLTVTNKKEVFKVQPHKYQFEAKSHVYHKTSLTVYKLKRKEVKRITFEEWVFLKKQLQNKNKTFETPSVANSSKSKNQKSHAVSFETWLQKKRAHEELKKQKQAELDLKKENESLLMSNSRHMDPHQRTFEEWFFEKKSQQKHQEKKVFKRKVSSAEDRELIFNLWLLDKFKAEIQTETELLMKERFLSSSMDY